A window from Salvia miltiorrhiza cultivar Shanhuang (shh) chromosome 2, IMPLAD_Smil_shh, whole genome shotgun sequence encodes these proteins:
- the LOC131013379 gene encoding secreted RxLR effector protein 161-like: protein MDQSKSVVVPMTTQTKLSTAQSPNTAGERKEMVSIPYSSAVGSIMYMMICTRPDLAYAISILSRFMADPGRAHWEALKQVLRYIKGTADCGVMFKRIDKYEGNPLLGFVDADFAANIDSRRSQTGYIFTLYGAVVSWRSLLQPVVSLSTTKAEYLAMTEAVKEGVWLKGMIADFGISHKFVTIFCDNQSALHLAKHQVFHERSKHIDVRYHFVRDLVNKGIIQVSKVPTEENPADCLTKPLQRIKFEHCLELVNVV, encoded by the coding sequence ATGGATCAATCCAAGAGTGTTGTAGTGCCCATGACAACACAAACAAAGTTGTCTACTGCTCAGAGTCCAAATACAGCTGGAGAAAGAAAAGAGATGGTATCTATACCATATTCAAGTGCAGTGGGGAGCATCATGTATATGATGATATGTACTAGGCCGGATTTGGCTTATGCTATTAGTATATTGAGCAGGTTCATGGCTGATCCAGGTAGGGCTCATTGGGAAGCTCTGAAGCAAGTCTTGAGGTACATAAAAGGTACTGCAGATTGTGGAGTTATGTTCAAGAGAATAGATAAGTATGAAGGAAATCCTCTACTTGGTTTTGTTGATGCTGATTTTGCAGCAAATATTGATTCAAGAAGGTCGCAGACTGGATATATTTTTACTTTGTATGGAGCAGTTGTGTCATGGAGGTCTCTGTTGCAACCTGTGGTTTCTTTATCCACCACTAAGGCCGAATATTTGGCCATGACAGAGGCAGTAAAAGAAGGAGTATGGCTCAAAGGAATGATTGCTGATTTTGGGATTTCTCATAAATTTGTTACAATTTTCTGTGATAACCAAAGTGCTTTGCATTTAGCAAAGCACCAAGTTTTCCATGAGCGCTCAAAGCACATTGATGTGCGTTACCATTTCGTTCGAGATCTGGTCAACAAAGGCATAATACAGGTTTCAAAGGTTCCTACAGAAGAGAATCCAGCTGACTGCCTTACAAAGCCATTGCAGAGGATTAAGTTCGAGCATTGTCTCGAGCTTGTCAATGTTGTCTGA
- the LOC131012503 gene encoding uncharacterized protein LOC131012503 has protein sequence MVKYEDSIHFNYLRMVEGRPRTDLQTRQERSVNRRPQFQATMATTSTPTLPANQKVQVLPTLTAPATNPATESVPPHPPVIQTPKTTKVVLNPTPISFITPPEAEKSTREHPTRKRKSLALQALLQHIEELESSLLQARKVHWESSSILSQAKGQVTALLSSQKGRDYAVLKMPMEQGTRTRSL, from the exons ATGGTGAAATATGAGGACTCGATACACTTTAATTATCTAAGGATGGTGGAGGGACGACCGCGGACAGATCTTCAAACGCGGCAAGAGAGGTCGGTGAATCGCCG CCCCCAATTTCAGGCAACCATGGCCACCACCTCCACACCCACATTGCCGGCAAATCAGAAAGTTCAGGTATTGCCGACTCTGACTGCACCGGCGACAAACCCAGCGACAGAAAGTGTGCCGCCTCATCCACCAGTTATTCAGACACCGAAAACCACCAAAGTAGTGCTCAATCCAACGCCCATCTCTTTCATTACCCCACCAGAAGCCGAAAAGTCCACGAGGGAGCATCCGACGAGAAAGAGGAAATCTTTGGCTTTGCAGGCTCTTTTGCAGCACATCGAAGAATTGGAAAGCAGTCTTCTTCAGGCTCGCAAAGTCCATTGGGAGTCATCTTCCATCCTGAGCCAAGCCAAAGGGCAAGTGACAGCCCTCCTTTCTTCCCAAAAAGGGAGAGATTATGCTGTTCTGAAGATGCCGATGGAGCAGGGGACAAGGACAAGGAGTCTTTGA
- the LOC131012460 gene encoding uncharacterized protein LOC131012460 isoform X1, which yields MFKPARWWSDKHRIKAVFKLHFHASQVTQVGGDGLMVSVVPGDTGKPSARSEKAAVRDGGCVWENPVYETVKFNRDPKSGKIHQKMYLLVLSTGSSRSGAVGEASIDFSIYAEASKPSLASLPLKNSKGEAILHVSIQRVHDQREIEENEDASLYSHGDDADGAFRSDSVEEDPPSSKAEFETTLRASSGSDITLSSSGSSSGLEAPWEMQTKNEPVRYLTTPGPKSDTPSPVHRSSWEWLRDSATPNDTSRSALGGTFLDEEAPDVVIEKLKAEVAALSRQADMSELELQALRKQIGKESKRGQDHWREVVCLKQERDAFKEECERLRGETKASFIFDGVDSQAVVDELRQELSYTKELNTNLRVQLQKTQESNAELILAVRDLEEMLEEKSKGMDGELREVAVVYQLDDEDDEEEQKALEDIVKQHGEVEGSSLLEQEIVELQNEIDLYKRDKDELEMQMEQLALDYEVVKQANHDMACKLEQSQIHEQLKMQYECSSPDTNAEIENLEHELQSRTKEYEDSLVTISELRGRVASLEKEVERQARGFEADVEALTCSKIEQEKRAIRAEEMLKKMRWKNANAAERLQNEFRKLSVQMASTFEANEKLATKSLAEANELRVDKACLEETLSRISEEHQSVEGHYEARLQQVTAQVTAMSDQIEKQQSEINERGIQLERHREIAEETERLLSDEISRLKEEIEEHIAKNEILLEEKGSKEAVVHELERMKVSVKETELLVEQGNDEKVELESRVMVMRMEAAELDKELNRMRCLVKEKELAATKLQSELDSLRSLDEAEKEGLRKQVLQLRSEIKKKEDACKILERKTRDRATSKPVARGSKEASNKIKLLECEIKLKETALEKSAHAFSEKEKILHKRIEELEESLNVNEVEKKASSENLSTTSSVNCGAILSRKCSGLSDSSDNTEVEDLKKEMGLIMERNKSMEKELKDMEGRYSDMSLKFAEVEGERQQLVMKLRNLTNAKNSTNLFCSN from the exons ATGTTCAAGCCGGCGCGATGGTGGAGCGACAAGCACAGAATCAAAGCTGTTTTCAAGTTGCACTTTCATGCATCTCag GTGACACAGGTTGGAGGGGATGGATTGATGGTCTCCGTTGTCCCCGGAGATACCGGCAAGCCCTCTGCAAGGTCGGAAAAGGCTGCAGTTCGAGATGGGGGTTGTGTGTGGGAGAATCCAGTTTATGAGACTGTCAAGTTCAATAGGGATCCAAAATCAGGGAAGATTCATCAAAAGATGTATCTCTTGGTCTTAAGCACG GGTTCATCTAGATCAGGAGCTGTCGGAGAGGCTTCTATCGATTTCTCCATCTATGCAGAGGCGAGCAAGCCCTCCTTGGCGTCTCTTCCGCTCAAGAACTCAAAGGGCGAAGCCATACTTCAT GTATCTATCCAGAGGGTACATGATCAAAG GGAGATTGAAGAAAATGAGGATGCAAGTTTGTATTCCCATGGTGATGATGCTGATGGAGCATTCAGAAGCGATTCCGTTGAA GAGGATCCACCATCTAGCAAGGCTGAGTTTGAGACGACGCTCCGGGCTTCTAGTGGTTCGGACATCACTCTGTCGAGTTCCGGGAGCAGCTCCGGGCTAGAAGCGCCTTGGGAGATGCAGACGAAGAACGAGCCTGTTAGATACTTGACAACTCCGGGGCCAAAATCTGACACGCCTTCACCGGTGCACCGGAGTTCGTGGGAGTGGCTGAGGGACTCTGCCACCCCCAACGACACTTCAAGGAGCGCCTTGGGAGGAACTTTTCTAGACGAGGAGGCTCCGGATGTTGTGATCGAGAAGCTGAAAGCTGAGGTTGCTGCGCTGTCGAGGCAGGCCGACATGTCCGAGTTAGAGCTGCAGGCGCTGCGGAAGCAGATTGGGAAGGAGAGCAAGAGAGGGCAGGATCACTGGAGAGAAGTTGTTTGCTTGAAACAAGAAAGAGATGCTTTCAAGGAAGAATGCGAGCGGCTCAGAGGTGAAACGAAGGCTAGTTTCATCTTTGATGGAGTGGATTCGCAGGCAGTAGTTGATGAACTCCGGCAAGAGCTGAGTTACACGAAGGAGTTGAACACGAACCTTCGTGTTCAGCTCCAGAAAACTCAGGAGTCGAACGCTGAGCTGATTCTTGCAGTGAGGGACCTTGAGGAGATGCTGGAGGAGAAAAGCAAGGGGATGGATGGAGAATTGAGAGAAGTGGCTGTCGTTTATCAGCTCGATGATGAGGATGACGAGGAGGAGCAGAAGGCGCTGGAGGATATTGTTAAGCAGCACGGTGAAGTCGAGGGATCGTCTCTTCTAGAACAAGAGATTGTTGAGTTGCAAAATGAGATAGACTTATACAAGAGGGATAAAGATGAGCTGGAGATGCAGATGGAGCAGCTAGCCCTCGATTACGAGGTCGTGAAGCAGGCGAATCACGACATGGCGTGTAAGCTCGAGCAGAGCCAGATCCACGAGCAGCTGAAGATGCAGTACGAGTGCTCGTCTCCCGACACCAATGCTGAGATTGAGAATCTGGAGCATGAATTGCAGAGCCGAACGAAGGAGTATGAAGATTCACTTGTGACGATAAGCGAGCTTCGAGGCCGTGTTGCCAGCCTAGAGAAGGAAGTTGAGAGGCAGGCGCGGGGTTTTGAAGCCGATGTGGAAGCTCTCACATGCTCCAAAATTGAGCAGGAGAAGAGGGCAATAAGAGCCGAGGAGATGCTAAAGAAGATGAGGTGGAAGAACGCCAATGCAGCAGAGCGACTGCAGAATGAGTTCCGGAAGCTCTCCGTGCAGATGGCATCGACGTTTGAGGCCAACGAGAAGCTGGCCACCAAGTCTCTGGCGGAAGCAAACGAGCTCCGTGTGGACAAGGCTTGTCTTGAGGAAACTCTCAGTAGAATCTCTGAGGAGCACCAGTCAGTCGAGGGGCATTATGAGGCGCGACTGCAGCAAGTCACGGCCCAAGTTACCGCGATGAGTGACCAAATAGAGAAGCAGCAGTCGGAGATAAATGAACGAGGCATTCAGCTGGAACGTCACAGGGAGATTGCTGAGGAAACGGAGAGACTCCTCTCGGATGAGATCTCGAGGCTTAAAGAGGAGATTGAAGAGCACATTGCCAAGAACGAGATTCTGTTGGAGGAGAAGGGGAGTAAGGAGGCTGTGGTGCACGAGCTCGAGAGGATGAAGGTGTCCGTGAAGGAAACGGAGCTGCTCGTGGAGCAAGGGAATGACGAGAAGGTTGAACTCGAGAGCAGGGTCATGGTTATGAGGATGGAGGCTGCAGAGCTGGATAAGGAATTGAACAGAATGAGGTGTCTGGTGAAGGAAAAAGAGTTGGCAGCTACGAAACTGCAATCGGAGCTGGATTCTCTCCGGTCACTTGATGAGGCGGAGAAGGAGGGTTTGAGGAAGCAAGTTTTGCAGTTGAGGAGTGAgatcaagaagaaggaagacgCGTGCAAAATCCTCGAGAGGAAAACTAGGGATCGAGCAACGAGTAAACCCGTTGCCCGTGGATCGAAGGAGGCTTCGAATAAGATAAAGTTGCTTGAG TGTGAAATCAAGTTGAAGGAGACTGCTCTTGAGAAATCAGCTCATGCATTTTCAGAGAAGGAAAAGATTCTTCACAAGAGAATTGAAGAGTTGGAGGAAAGCTTGAATGTGAATGAAGTTGAAAAG AAAGCTTCCAGTGAAAACTTAAGCACAACATCAAGTGTAAACTGTGGAGCAATCTTATCAAGAAAATG CAGCGGCTTATCAGATTCGAGTGATAATACTGAGGTTGAAGAtttgaaaaaggaaatgggattAATAATGGAAAGGAACAAATCAATGGAAAAGGAGTTGAAGGATATGGAGGGGAGGTATTCGGACATGAGCCTCAAGTTTGCAGAGGTAGAGGGTGAAAGGCAACAGCTTGTAATGAAACTACGCAACCTTACCAATGCAAAGAACTCCACAAATTTGTTTTGCTCCAATTAA
- the LOC131012460 gene encoding uncharacterized protein LOC131012460 isoform X2: MFKPARWWSDKHRIKAVFKLHFHASQVTQVGGDGLMVSVVPGDTGKPSARSEKAAVRDGGCVWENPVYETVKFNRDPKSGKIHQKMYLLVLSTGSSRSGAVGEASIDFSIYAEASKPSLASLPLKNSKGEAILHVSIQRVHDQREIEENEDASLYSHGDDADGAFRSDSVEEDPPSSKAEFETTLRASSGSDITLSSSGSSSGLEAPWEMQTKNEPVRYLTTPGPKSDTPSPVHRSSWEWLRDSATPNDTSRSALGGTFLDEEAPDVVIEKLKAEVAALSRQADMSELELQALRKQIGKESKRGQDHWREVVCLKQERDAFKEECERLRGETKASFIFDGVDSQAVVDELRQELSYTKELNTNLRVQLQKTQESNAELILAVRDLEEMLEEKSKGMDGELREVAVVYQLDDEDDEEEQKALEDIVKQHGEVEGSSLLEQEIVELQNEIDLYKRDKDELEMQMEQLALDYEVVKQANHDMACKLEQSQIHEQLKMQYECSSPDTNAEIENLEHELQSRTKEYEDSLVTISELRGRVASLEKEVERQARGFEADVEALTCSKIEQEKRAIRAEEMLKKMRWKNANAAERLQNEFRKLSVQMASTFEANEKLATKSLAEANELRVDKACLEETLSRISEEHQSVEGHYEARLQQVTAQVTAMSDQIEKQQSEINERGIQLERHREIAEETERLLSDEISRLKEEIEEHIAKNEILLEEKGSKEAVVHELERMKVSVKETELLVEQGNDEKVELESRVMVMRMEAAELDKELNRMRCLVKEKELAATKLQSELDSLRSLDEAEKEGLRKQVLQLRSEIKKKEDACKILERKTRDRATSKPVARGSKEASNKIKLLECEIKLKETALEKSAHAFSEKEKILHKRIEELEESLNVNEVEKKASSENLSTTSSVNCGAILSRKCGLSDSSDNTEVEDLKKEMGLIMERNKSMEKELKDMEGRYSDMSLKFAEVEGERQQLVMKLRNLTNAKNSTNLFCSN, encoded by the exons ATGTTCAAGCCGGCGCGATGGTGGAGCGACAAGCACAGAATCAAAGCTGTTTTCAAGTTGCACTTTCATGCATCTCag GTGACACAGGTTGGAGGGGATGGATTGATGGTCTCCGTTGTCCCCGGAGATACCGGCAAGCCCTCTGCAAGGTCGGAAAAGGCTGCAGTTCGAGATGGGGGTTGTGTGTGGGAGAATCCAGTTTATGAGACTGTCAAGTTCAATAGGGATCCAAAATCAGGGAAGATTCATCAAAAGATGTATCTCTTGGTCTTAAGCACG GGTTCATCTAGATCAGGAGCTGTCGGAGAGGCTTCTATCGATTTCTCCATCTATGCAGAGGCGAGCAAGCCCTCCTTGGCGTCTCTTCCGCTCAAGAACTCAAAGGGCGAAGCCATACTTCAT GTATCTATCCAGAGGGTACATGATCAAAG GGAGATTGAAGAAAATGAGGATGCAAGTTTGTATTCCCATGGTGATGATGCTGATGGAGCATTCAGAAGCGATTCCGTTGAA GAGGATCCACCATCTAGCAAGGCTGAGTTTGAGACGACGCTCCGGGCTTCTAGTGGTTCGGACATCACTCTGTCGAGTTCCGGGAGCAGCTCCGGGCTAGAAGCGCCTTGGGAGATGCAGACGAAGAACGAGCCTGTTAGATACTTGACAACTCCGGGGCCAAAATCTGACACGCCTTCACCGGTGCACCGGAGTTCGTGGGAGTGGCTGAGGGACTCTGCCACCCCCAACGACACTTCAAGGAGCGCCTTGGGAGGAACTTTTCTAGACGAGGAGGCTCCGGATGTTGTGATCGAGAAGCTGAAAGCTGAGGTTGCTGCGCTGTCGAGGCAGGCCGACATGTCCGAGTTAGAGCTGCAGGCGCTGCGGAAGCAGATTGGGAAGGAGAGCAAGAGAGGGCAGGATCACTGGAGAGAAGTTGTTTGCTTGAAACAAGAAAGAGATGCTTTCAAGGAAGAATGCGAGCGGCTCAGAGGTGAAACGAAGGCTAGTTTCATCTTTGATGGAGTGGATTCGCAGGCAGTAGTTGATGAACTCCGGCAAGAGCTGAGTTACACGAAGGAGTTGAACACGAACCTTCGTGTTCAGCTCCAGAAAACTCAGGAGTCGAACGCTGAGCTGATTCTTGCAGTGAGGGACCTTGAGGAGATGCTGGAGGAGAAAAGCAAGGGGATGGATGGAGAATTGAGAGAAGTGGCTGTCGTTTATCAGCTCGATGATGAGGATGACGAGGAGGAGCAGAAGGCGCTGGAGGATATTGTTAAGCAGCACGGTGAAGTCGAGGGATCGTCTCTTCTAGAACAAGAGATTGTTGAGTTGCAAAATGAGATAGACTTATACAAGAGGGATAAAGATGAGCTGGAGATGCAGATGGAGCAGCTAGCCCTCGATTACGAGGTCGTGAAGCAGGCGAATCACGACATGGCGTGTAAGCTCGAGCAGAGCCAGATCCACGAGCAGCTGAAGATGCAGTACGAGTGCTCGTCTCCCGACACCAATGCTGAGATTGAGAATCTGGAGCATGAATTGCAGAGCCGAACGAAGGAGTATGAAGATTCACTTGTGACGATAAGCGAGCTTCGAGGCCGTGTTGCCAGCCTAGAGAAGGAAGTTGAGAGGCAGGCGCGGGGTTTTGAAGCCGATGTGGAAGCTCTCACATGCTCCAAAATTGAGCAGGAGAAGAGGGCAATAAGAGCCGAGGAGATGCTAAAGAAGATGAGGTGGAAGAACGCCAATGCAGCAGAGCGACTGCAGAATGAGTTCCGGAAGCTCTCCGTGCAGATGGCATCGACGTTTGAGGCCAACGAGAAGCTGGCCACCAAGTCTCTGGCGGAAGCAAACGAGCTCCGTGTGGACAAGGCTTGTCTTGAGGAAACTCTCAGTAGAATCTCTGAGGAGCACCAGTCAGTCGAGGGGCATTATGAGGCGCGACTGCAGCAAGTCACGGCCCAAGTTACCGCGATGAGTGACCAAATAGAGAAGCAGCAGTCGGAGATAAATGAACGAGGCATTCAGCTGGAACGTCACAGGGAGATTGCTGAGGAAACGGAGAGACTCCTCTCGGATGAGATCTCGAGGCTTAAAGAGGAGATTGAAGAGCACATTGCCAAGAACGAGATTCTGTTGGAGGAGAAGGGGAGTAAGGAGGCTGTGGTGCACGAGCTCGAGAGGATGAAGGTGTCCGTGAAGGAAACGGAGCTGCTCGTGGAGCAAGGGAATGACGAGAAGGTTGAACTCGAGAGCAGGGTCATGGTTATGAGGATGGAGGCTGCAGAGCTGGATAAGGAATTGAACAGAATGAGGTGTCTGGTGAAGGAAAAAGAGTTGGCAGCTACGAAACTGCAATCGGAGCTGGATTCTCTCCGGTCACTTGATGAGGCGGAGAAGGAGGGTTTGAGGAAGCAAGTTTTGCAGTTGAGGAGTGAgatcaagaagaaggaagacgCGTGCAAAATCCTCGAGAGGAAAACTAGGGATCGAGCAACGAGTAAACCCGTTGCCCGTGGATCGAAGGAGGCTTCGAATAAGATAAAGTTGCTTGAG TGTGAAATCAAGTTGAAGGAGACTGCTCTTGAGAAATCAGCTCATGCATTTTCAGAGAAGGAAAAGATTCTTCACAAGAGAATTGAAGAGTTGGAGGAAAGCTTGAATGTGAATGAAGTTGAAAAG AAAGCTTCCAGTGAAAACTTAAGCACAACATCAAGTGTAAACTGTGGAGCAATCTTATCAAGAAAATG CGGCTTATCAGATTCGAGTGATAATACTGAGGTTGAAGAtttgaaaaaggaaatgggattAATAATGGAAAGGAACAAATCAATGGAAAAGGAGTTGAAGGATATGGAGGGGAGGTATTCGGACATGAGCCTCAAGTTTGCAGAGGTAGAGGGTGAAAGGCAACAGCTTGTAATGAAACTACGCAACCTTACCAATGCAAAGAACTCCACAAATTTGTTTTGCTCCAATTAA